One bacterium DNA segment encodes these proteins:
- a CDS encoding efflux RND transporter periplasmic adaptor subunit — protein MSESSSRGNLVRQPAFWIAIAVVTVVAFALGALISGGKSGATEGSESAETAKAPEVWTCSMHPQIQLPKQGKCPICFMDLIPVDAAGGDDLGPRQIRMSESSMQLAQITVSRVVRGNAQQQLRLFGKLAVDETRLSRISARVGGRIDRLYINTTGQQVKLGETMLELYSPELLSAQKELIAAKASLAGIAQSNSDILKSTAESNVRAAVEKLRLLGFTNEQIAGIETQSDVSEHLAVKAPESGIVIEKMVVEGQYVEPGMDLFRIADLSKMWAVFEAYESEISFLSVGDEIRFVVESFPGEQFTAKIDFINPTLDPMTRTVQVRAIVNNTNRQLKPETFATAIVNTTTASDDASAQSLLVPATAVLFTGTRAVVYVQLPSEEGPLFEGREITIGKRVGDQYIVVEGLNEGDMVVTNGAFRLDSELQIQAKPSMMSAPDRSSSVSTGHDSQLHAVAETPDDNVVSTSARNALTPLYNDYFKFQMALADDDLDASRKHASQLEKTIASVDMSLFSGSAHDQWMKLSAQMTKFSEIAAKATDIEGARDAFFHLSNAVIDLHKTFGHGSDMNYYLTFCPMARNNKGAYWLQTVDTVYNSFYGDMMLRCGEIKQALKPEN, from the coding sequence ATGAGTGAGTCCAGCAGTCGAGGAAATCTTGTCAGGCAACCGGCATTCTGGATTGCCATTGCTGTCGTGACGGTTGTTGCATTCGCTCTTGGTGCTTTGATTTCAGGCGGCAAGTCCGGCGCGACCGAAGGCAGTGAATCGGCGGAGACAGCCAAGGCGCCGGAAGTCTGGACTTGTTCAATGCATCCCCAGATTCAGCTTCCCAAGCAAGGCAAGTGCCCGATCTGCTTCATGGACTTGATACCCGTCGACGCGGCGGGAGGTGATGACCTTGGTCCGCGCCAAATCAGAATGTCCGAGTCGTCGATGCAGCTTGCTCAGATCACCGTGTCTCGAGTTGTGCGCGGCAATGCACAACAACAGCTAAGACTCTTCGGTAAACTCGCAGTCGACGAAACCAGACTCTCTCGCATTTCTGCACGAGTCGGCGGGCGCATCGACCGACTCTACATCAATACCACGGGCCAGCAAGTGAAGCTCGGTGAGACGATGCTGGAGCTGTACTCGCCGGAATTGCTGTCGGCACAAAAGGAGCTCATTGCAGCAAAAGCGTCACTTGCCGGAATTGCACAATCGAATAGCGACATTCTTAAGAGCACCGCTGAGTCCAACGTTCGTGCTGCCGTCGAGAAGTTGCGCCTGCTGGGATTCACGAATGAACAGATTGCCGGCATTGAAACGCAGTCCGACGTTTCCGAACACCTGGCAGTGAAAGCTCCCGAAAGTGGAATTGTCATCGAGAAAATGGTAGTCGAGGGTCAATATGTTGAACCCGGCATGGACTTGTTCAGAATTGCCGACCTCTCCAAGATGTGGGCGGTTTTTGAAGCCTATGAATCCGAGATTTCGTTTCTCTCTGTCGGCGACGAAATCCGTTTTGTCGTTGAGTCATTTCCCGGTGAACAATTCACTGCAAAGATCGATTTCATCAATCCAACTCTTGATCCGATGACTCGCACAGTGCAAGTAAGAGCAATCGTTAACAACACAAATCGACAGCTGAAACCAGAAACGTTTGCAACGGCGATAGTCAATACGACTACAGCATCTGATGATGCTTCTGCTCAGTCGCTCTTGGTGCCTGCGACGGCAGTGCTGTTCACTGGGACACGCGCCGTCGTGTATGTGCAGCTGCCCAGCGAAGAAGGCCCGTTGTTTGAGGGCCGCGAAATCACCATCGGCAAGCGTGTCGGGGATCAATACATCGTAGTCGAAGGATTGAATGAAGGAGACATGGTGGTCACCAACGGTGCGTTCAGGCTCGACAGCGAACTGCAGATTCAGGCGAAACCGAGCATGATGTCAGCGCCGGATCGTTCAAGCTCTGTCTCCACCGGTCACGATTCACAACTTCATGCGGTTGCTGAAACACCTGATGACAATGTCGTTTCGACATCCGCACGCAACGCACTGACTCCCCTTTACAACGACTACTTCAAATTCCAAATGGCGCTGGCAGACGATGATCTCGATGCCTCGCGGAAGCATGCCAGTCAACTTGAAAAGACAATCGCGAGTGTCGATATGTCGTTATTCTCAGGCTCGGCACATGACCAGTGGATGAAACTGTCAGCACAGATGACAAAGTTTTCAGAGATTGCTGCGAAAGCCACTGATATTGAAGGCGCACGCGATGCGTTCTTCCATCTTTCCAACGCGGTCATTGATCTACACAAAACTTTCGGTCACGGTAGCGATATGAACTACTACCTGACATTTTGCCCGATGGCTCGCAATAACAAAGGCGCCTATTGGCTGCAGACTGTCGACACGGTATACAATTCTTTCTATGGCGACATGATGTTGCGTTGTGGCGAGATCAAACAGGCGCTCAAGCCAGAGAACTAA
- a CDS encoding TolC family protein, whose amino-acid sequence MSRILANIIIAVCIQASVLGAESRASTEPSDSTIVFGVDSTATLDTYIGIALKNRSGLKSSHAKWQESLAMKGSAGALENPILSYSYGYNKFSEPVGPDRQKFGIMQPLPWLGLLGARKNAAALNADADYQSFLAEELATVYAVKSAYYEYYYVAKQLALTSESFNLMRQFEEVIRTRYQAGLAMHPDLIKAQLELGQMEEMIRSMEQMLLPAKARILALLNLPQDARLPEPIAPAISEVQFSTDSLVSVAERNSPSLSSISKQIESRQAEVSVVKKMSYPELMLGIEYERATLLNDMTFEEETMNEYMLTVQLSLPIWFGKNRAMRDAARARVRMSEFMHQEERNEIASMIAMANFEYADALRKLRLYQYGLIPKAKEALDVSITSYQSGQIDFLMLLDAQRQLFDFELTAERAKVDAATKIAELEMITGTRLVLNSNK is encoded by the coding sequence GTGAGCCGAATTCTTGCAAACATAATTATCGCGGTCTGTATTCAGGCCAGCGTTCTTGGTGCGGAGTCGCGCGCCTCCACCGAGCCATCCGATTCAACGATTGTGTTTGGCGTCGATTCGACTGCGACGCTTGACACCTACATCGGGATTGCACTCAAGAACCGCAGTGGTTTGAAGTCAAGCCATGCAAAGTGGCAGGAATCACTCGCGATGAAGGGTTCTGCCGGAGCACTCGAAAATCCGATCTTGAGCTACTCGTACGGTTACAACAAGTTTTCTGAACCGGTCGGACCGGATCGACAGAAATTCGGAATCATGCAGCCGCTTCCGTGGTTGGGTCTACTCGGAGCGAGGAAGAACGCTGCAGCGTTGAATGCCGATGCTGACTATCAATCTTTTCTCGCCGAAGAGCTGGCAACGGTCTATGCCGTCAAGTCAGCCTATTATGAGTACTACTACGTCGCCAAGCAGTTGGCTTTGACTTCCGAGAGTTTCAATCTGATGCGACAGTTCGAAGAGGTCATTCGCACGCGTTACCAGGCCGGACTGGCGATGCACCCTGATCTGATCAAAGCTCAACTGGAACTTGGACAGATGGAAGAGATGATCCGCAGTATGGAGCAGATGCTTCTTCCGGCAAAGGCGCGCATTCTGGCATTGCTGAACTTACCGCAAGACGCGAGACTTCCCGAGCCAATCGCTCCGGCTATCTCGGAAGTCCAGTTCTCTACTGATTCGCTTGTGAGTGTCGCTGAAAGAAACAGTCCGAGTCTGTCATCGATTTCCAAACAGATCGAATCGCGACAAGCCGAAGTTTCTGTCGTCAAGAAGATGAGTTATCCGGAGCTGATGCTCGGTATCGAGTACGAGAGAGCCACCTTGTTGAATGATATGACCTTTGAAGAAGAGACGATGAACGAGTACATGCTCACCGTTCAACTTTCGTTGCCGATCTGGTTCGGCAAAAATCGCGCTATGCGTGATGCAGCGCGTGCGCGTGTAAGAATGAGCGAGTTCATGCACCAGGAAGAGCGAAACGAGATCGCGTCGATGATCGCAATGGCAAACTTCGAGTATGCGGATGCATTGCGAAAACTGCGCCTCTATCAATACGGTCTGATTCCAAAGGCGAAAGAGGCTCTCGATGTTTCGATTACTTCCTACCAGTCAGGGCAAATTGACTTCCTGATGCTTCTCGATGCGCAGCGTCAATTGTTCGATTTTGAGCTAACAGCGGAACGCGCCAAAGTCGATGCAGCCACGAAGATTGCAGAATTGGAAATGATCACCGGGACAAGATTAGTATTAAACAGTAACAAATAA
- a CDS encoding sigma-54-dependent Fis family transcriptional regulator, with translation MMRILLADDDAALRRVLEFKLKKNGFEVTTVADGEEALSQVKAHSYDLLLADIRMPRLTGIELLEKVRNFEPTLKVVLMTAYATVPQAVEAVKLGAFDYLTKPFDDEQLLLTIGKALKFKKLEDENSRLKAELNFRSGLNEIIGDSEPVHELKEIITQVAPTDATVLITGESGSGKELVARAIHALSPRASSQMVAVNCAALPRDLLESELFGHVKGAFTGAAKDKRGKFEIAGGGTLMLDEISELAIDLQAKLLRAIQERVISPVGSETSREIDVRILAATNLNLKKRVSDGKFREDLFYRLNVIPIHVPSLRKRSSDIPLLASHFLNRHAPRSDVRIDPELMTILTRHHWPGNVRELENLIERMVVLRHGDMLTKSDLPKDFSVEPEKTETPQTVTFHEAEKSLILSALEKSNGNRTKAAELLAIPRHVLLYRLKKYGIAPE, from the coding sequence ATGATGCGAATTCTTTTGGCTGACGACGATGCTGCATTGCGGCGCGTTCTGGAATTCAAACTGAAGAAGAATGGCTTTGAGGTTACCACCGTCGCTGATGGCGAGGAAGCATTGTCACAGGTCAAAGCTCATTCTTATGACCTTCTGCTAGCCGACATTCGCATGCCTCGACTGACGGGAATTGAGCTTCTTGAGAAAGTGCGCAATTTTGAGCCGACATTAAAGGTAGTTCTGATGACCGCCTACGCAACGGTACCGCAGGCAGTAGAAGCGGTCAAACTTGGCGCATTCGACTACCTGACCAAGCCCTTCGATGACGAGCAATTGCTTCTGACAATCGGCAAGGCACTCAAGTTCAAGAAACTTGAGGACGAAAATTCGCGCCTCAAGGCGGAGTTAAACTTCCGTTCGGGATTAAATGAGATCATCGGCGACTCGGAACCGGTGCATGAACTAAAAGAGATCATCACTCAAGTCGCTCCAACCGACGCGACTGTATTGATTACCGGCGAATCGGGTAGCGGCAAGGAACTGGTGGCGCGAGCAATTCACGCACTGAGCCCACGAGCGAGTTCGCAAATGGTGGCGGTAAACTGCGCGGCTTTGCCGAGGGACTTGCTCGAATCCGAGTTGTTCGGACACGTCAAAGGTGCATTTACCGGAGCCGCGAAAGACAAACGCGGGAAGTTTGAAATCGCAGGCGGTGGAACGTTGATGTTGGATGAAATCAGCGAACTCGCAATTGATCTGCAAGCAAAGCTTCTCCGCGCCATACAAGAGCGGGTGATTTCCCCGGTCGGCAGCGAAACAAGCCGCGAAATCGATGTTCGCATCCTCGCAGCGACAAACTTGAACTTGAAAAAACGTGTGAGCGACGGCAAATTTCGGGAGGACTTGTTTTACCGACTCAATGTCATTCCCATTCACGTGCCGAGTCTTCGTAAGCGGTCATCAGACATCCCTCTGCTGGCGAGCCATTTTCTGAACCGTCATGCGCCAAGATCGGATGTTCGAATAGACCCGGAGTTAATGACGATTCTGACCAGGCACCACTGGCCGGGCAATGTTCGCGAATTGGAAAATCTCATAGAACGGATGGTTGTACTTCGTCACGGCGATATGCTGACAAAATCGGATTTGCCGAAGGATTTTTCAGTAGAACCGGAAAAGACTGAAACACCCCAGACTGTCACATTTCACGAAGCCGAGAAGAGTCTCATACTGAGCGCTTTGGAAAAGAGCAATGGCAATCGAACCAAGGCAGCTGAATTGCTCGCTATCCCGCGTCATGTTCTGCTCTATCGGCTCAAGAAATACGGAATCGCTCCTGAGTGA
- a CDS encoding AsmA family protein, translated as MNWKRLLIIFSISLFAVIVVALISVKLLVSPAAISQAIVPKISAMLDREVKIGKAELGLFPIGVRIADVTIANKEPFASRPLATIERIDANLQYLPLLLGRIKVKSVTIHGWEMLLFKDSLGSVNYDFFSARAMLPNEQQQFEEPLCRKFRLDNGRLLVRDDSTGFRLLFGNVKLNYDLLGERQSEISGQLEIDSMFVWAGAGNFLIQPKALSANWLGYYSLSKDSLSLRRCEWRLDKFAGRLEGSVGRVTSSPSVNLRVLSERTDLAGCADSRVLAAIPFLRDLDLGGQIRVDVAYSGKAGIPESRSLRGKVTVTDFTGILPEKSIDLRMKLLEANFNEQTLSLFTEAGSIGSSPASFRFTVDNYDDPTYSGEINLTSDAATLARILNAKPELAFAGLVETNLSGFVKPSAPDQGRVFGSMVITGMSVADSAAGWSLDTLNTEMHFSGNYVQIPQFDLSIGSNRLQVYGNVTDFPLVLTESRKARKRPRFEFSLSSNYFDFDTLASFNKGAVNANDTSAVMRFVDQLVDFDASGQIRVMAGRAGEVDFESLESHVSVTNRIVYSDTLNVQVFDGTMNGEIIYDFNELLNPDFELDLRGKNISTAKILNRCTTFGETLSGDMDIQFVARGRGLTVETRRPTLNVKGRVIIEDGKISAFEFSQRFEDFLGIKAFDKGQVDDLVANFDFADQTLRFNQLEFDSDDIEYSIEGTITQDGMTDLLINRKLSKDDAQVLQSLPEFRDLSGGKQPKWAAFRSNGPTGSPTIRVVSVRQKD; from the coding sequence ATGAACTGGAAACGCCTTCTTATAATCTTCTCAATTTCACTTTTTGCAGTCATCGTAGTTGCGTTGATTTCGGTGAAGCTGCTCGTTTCACCCGCTGCGATAAGTCAGGCAATTGTGCCGAAAATATCGGCGATGCTGGATCGCGAGGTCAAGATCGGCAAGGCGGAGCTGGGACTGTTCCCTATTGGTGTGCGTATAGCCGATGTCACCATCGCCAACAAGGAACCGTTTGCGAGTCGTCCGTTAGCGACGATTGAACGTATCGATGCAAATCTGCAATATCTTCCGCTTTTGTTGGGCCGGATTAAAGTTAAGTCAGTCACGATCCACGGTTGGGAGATGCTTTTGTTCAAGGATTCTCTTGGATCCGTTAACTACGATTTCTTCTCAGCCCGGGCGATGTTGCCGAATGAACAACAACAATTTGAGGAGCCGCTCTGCCGCAAATTCAGACTGGACAACGGCAGACTTCTGGTCAGGGACGATTCGACCGGATTTCGACTGCTGTTCGGCAATGTTAAGCTCAACTACGATCTTCTTGGTGAGAGGCAGTCTGAAATTTCGGGCCAGTTGGAGATCGACTCGATGTTTGTCTGGGCAGGCGCCGGCAACTTCCTGATCCAGCCGAAAGCACTTTCCGCCAATTGGCTGGGCTACTATTCACTGTCGAAAGATTCCCTTTCCCTGCGGCGATGCGAGTGGCGGCTCGACAAGTTCGCCGGGCGGCTTGAAGGCTCGGTCGGGCGAGTCACTTCTTCCCCATCCGTTAATCTTCGAGTTCTATCGGAGCGGACGGACCTTGCCGGATGTGCCGATTCTCGCGTCTTGGCGGCGATACCATTTCTTCGCGATCTTGATCTCGGCGGGCAGATTCGAGTCGATGTCGCCTATTCCGGGAAAGCAGGAATACCTGAGAGCCGCAGTCTTCGCGGCAAGGTTACGGTTACAGATTTCACCGGTATTCTGCCGGAGAAGAGTATTGATCTGCGGATGAAGCTGCTCGAGGCAAATTTCAATGAACAGACGCTCTCACTTTTCACGGAAGCGGGATCCATCGGCTCATCGCCGGCATCGTTCCGGTTTACTGTCGACAATTACGACGACCCGACATACTCCGGTGAAATCAATCTGACAAGCGATGCCGCAACTCTGGCTCGAATCCTCAATGCAAAGCCCGAACTCGCGTTTGCTGGACTTGTCGAAACCAATCTGTCCGGATTCGTCAAGCCGTCCGCGCCAGACCAGGGTCGCGTGTTCGGTTCAATGGTGATAACGGGAATGTCGGTAGCAGATTCTGCCGCTGGTTGGTCGCTGGATACCTTGAATACCGAAATGCACTTCAGCGGAAACTATGTGCAGATACCGCAATTCGACTTGAGTATCGGATCGAACCGACTCCAAGTGTACGGCAACGTGACCGACTTCCCGCTGGTGTTGACGGAAAGCCGCAAGGCACGCAAGCGTCCTCGTTTTGAATTCAGTCTCTCCAGCAACTACTTTGACTTTGACACGTTGGCATCGTTCAACAAGGGCGCTGTCAACGCAAATGACACGAGTGCAGTCATGCGCTTCGTTGACCAGCTCGTCGATTTCGACGCCAGCGGACAAATCCGTGTTATGGCCGGACGCGCGGGAGAAGTCGATTTTGAGTCGCTTGAATCGCATGTTTCCGTAACAAACCGGATTGTCTACAGCGATACCTTGAATGTTCAGGTTTTCGATGGCACAATGAACGGCGAAATCATCTATGACTTCAACGAGCTCTTGAATCCAGACTTCGAATTGGACCTTCGCGGAAAGAATATCTCGACTGCGAAGATTCTCAATCGCTGTACCACTTTTGGCGAGACACTCTCCGGGGATATGGATATCCAATTCGTCGCTCGCGGCCGCGGACTCACAGTGGAAACACGTCGCCCGACACTGAATGTAAAGGGCAGAGTCATAATTGAAGACGGCAAAATTTCAGCCTTCGAATTCTCGCAGAGATTTGAGGATTTCCTTGGAATCAAGGCGTTTGACAAGGGGCAAGTTGATGATCTTGTTGCCAACTTTGACTTTGCTGATCAAACCCTTCGGTTCAATCAACTGGAATTTGATTCTGACGACATTGAGTATTCCATCGAAGGCACGATTACTCAAGATGGAATGACTGACCTGTTGATTAACCGGAAGTTGTCAAAGGATGATGCCCAGGTGCTGCAATCATTGCCTGAATTCCGCGATCTCAGCGGTGGAAAGCAACCGAAGTGGGCGGCATTCCGATCAAATGGTCCGACCGGCAGTCCCACAATTCGTGTCGTTTCAGTGCGACAGAAAGATTAA
- a CDS encoding serine acetyltransferase produces MAFEDIKAIYRNDPAARGIEPVLYSGLHAILFHRVSHRFYKWGFRFIARVISQTSRFLTGIEIHPGATIGKGLFIDHGMALVVGETAEIGKDCVLFHNVTLGGTGKHKGKRHPTLGDEVFVGTGAVVLGPVKIGNRVRIGANSFIYMCDIPDDATVVGSPARMVRLRGEAVDLPLPKTIHIED; encoded by the coding sequence ATGGCATTCGAAGATATCAAAGCAATTTACCGCAACGATCCAGCGGCACGCGGAATTGAACCGGTCCTGTACTCCGGTCTTCACGCGATTCTCTTTCATCGAGTATCTCACCGTTTCTACAAATGGGGATTTCGATTCATCGCGCGAGTCATCTCTCAGACCTCGCGCTTCCTGACCGGTATCGAAATTCATCCTGGAGCAACAATCGGCAAAGGACTCTTCATCGACCACGGCATGGCTCTGGTTGTTGGAGAGACGGCTGAGATCGGCAAGGACTGCGTGCTCTTCCACAACGTTACCCTGGGCGGAACCGGAAAACACAAAGGCAAACGCCACCCGACGCTCGGCGACGAGGTCTTTGTCGGCACAGGCGCTGTGGTTCTCGGTCCGGTTAAGATCGGCAATCGGGTGAGGATTGGCGCGAACTCATTTATCTACATGTGTGATATTCCTGATGACGCAACGGTTGTCGGTAGTCCGGCGCGAATGGTGCGCCTGCGCGGTGAAGCTGTCGATTTGCCGCTGCCGAAGACGATTCATATCGAAGACTGA
- a CDS encoding replication-associated recombination protein A: protein MRPEKLDEFVGQHDLMDDGKPLRVLLDKGRIHSAIFWGPPGSGKTTLAYLISKTLNLKFIFFSAVTSGIKEIKEVMAEAEKTEALYGQRTVLFIDEIHRFNKGQQDAFLPYVESGKIVLLGATTENPSFEVVGALLSRLKVYLLKPLDSDDLEKIITRALSDKERGLGAKKVELSHDAKSYIVQVSGGDARRALTLLELACEADPNWEKGSADITLERITEVQQKKVLLYDKSGEEHFNLISALHKSMRDSDPNASLYWLARMLAGGEDPLYIARRVVRFAVEDVGLADPTAMAVALNAKEVYHFLGTPEGELAIAEAVVYLAAAPKSNRIYRAYKKVMKTVEEEPAYEVPYHIRNAVTGMMKGFGYGKGYQYAHDVDNAITGQSDLPDQLKTRDFYEPSEFGIEKKIKERLEYWEEIRKKAREQGRK from the coding sequence ATGCGCCCGGAAAAGCTCGACGAGTTTGTCGGACAGCACGATCTGATGGATGACGGCAAGCCCCTGCGCGTACTGCTCGACAAGGGTAGAATCCACTCGGCTATATTCTGGGGACCACCCGGCTCCGGCAAGACCACTCTTGCCTATTTGATCTCCAAGACTCTGAATCTCAAGTTCATTTTCTTCTCTGCAGTGACTTCGGGAATAAAAGAAATCAAAGAGGTGATGGCGGAAGCTGAGAAGACTGAAGCACTGTATGGCCAGCGCACAGTGCTGTTCATCGATGAGATTCACCGCTTCAACAAGGGCCAGCAGGATGCTTTCCTGCCGTACGTCGAGTCGGGGAAAATCGTCCTTCTCGGGGCGACGACAGAAAATCCTTCGTTTGAAGTTGTAGGCGCGCTCTTGTCACGACTTAAAGTGTATCTGCTCAAACCGCTTGATTCCGACGACCTGGAGAAGATTATCACCCGCGCATTGTCTGACAAAGAACGAGGCCTTGGCGCCAAGAAGGTCGAACTCAGTCACGATGCCAAATCATACATCGTACAAGTAAGCGGCGGCGATGCCAGACGCGCTTTGACGCTCTTGGAATTGGCTTGCGAGGCCGATCCCAACTGGGAAAAGGGCTCAGCTGATATCACTTTGGAGAGAATCACTGAGGTGCAACAGAAGAAAGTACTACTATACGACAAGTCAGGCGAAGAGCACTTCAACTTGATTTCAGCGCTCCACAAGTCGATGCGCGACTCTGACCCGAATGCGTCGCTATATTGGCTGGCGCGGATGCTCGCCGGCGGAGAGGACCCGCTCTATATCGCCAGACGTGTGGTGCGATTTGCCGTCGAGGATGTTGGACTTGCGGATCCGACAGCAATGGCAGTCGCTTTGAATGCCAAGGAGGTCTATCACTTTCTCGGCACGCCGGAAGGAGAGCTCGCGATTGCTGAGGCAGTCGTTTATCTTGCCGCCGCCCCTAAGTCCAATCGAATATATAGGGCGTACAAGAAAGTAATGAAAACCGTAGAAGAAGAACCGGCATACGAAGTGCCGTACCATATCCGCAATGCCGTTACTGGAATGATGAAGGGTTTCGGATATGGCAAAGGTTATCAATATGCGCACGACGTTGACAATGCCATAACTGGCCAATCAGATCTTCCCGACCAGCTCAAGACGCGGGATTTTTATGAACCGTCGGAGTTTGGGATCGAGAAGAAGATCAAGGAACGGCTCGAATACTGGGAAGAAATCAGGAAGAAAGCTCGCGAACAGGGTAGAAAATAA
- a CDS encoding asparagine synthetase B — MKTFRFLIISLIGLTIICSHAFANKILIYMDREQTNHLKAYGVAFWTLKQNRPVEWLLNYRGGSFLLDDFEGIKNLCALRGVASTTIDAGDEALLRATIEENNMEAVLLEKAPAVAIYSPPNNEPWDDAVTLALQYAEIEYKTLWDPEVLDGKLEEYDWLHLHHEDFTGQYGRFHNSFRNTLWYQQEVATNEQTARTLGYRKVSDMKRAVVLAVEDFVARGGFMFSMCSAPETFDIALAAQNTDIVPKEFDGDAIDPGYEGKLDFGKCMAFENFDLSVNPLEYKHSDIDTYPDRQKYAAVPELDYFQLFDFSAKLDPVPTMLVQDHVGVVKGFMGQSTAFRKSLLKKFVTILAEVDGQDEVRYVHGNYGKGTFTFLGGHDPEDYQHMVGDPPTQLELFKDSPGYRLILNNILFPAAKKKERKT, encoded by the coding sequence ATGAAGACATTTCGATTTCTAATAATTTCGCTCATTGGATTGACAATAATCTGCTCGCACGCCTTTGCCAATAAGATCTTGATCTACATGGATCGCGAACAAACGAATCACCTCAAGGCCTACGGCGTCGCATTCTGGACGCTTAAACAGAATCGTCCCGTCGAGTGGTTGTTGAATTATCGCGGCGGTTCATTCCTGTTGGATGATTTCGAAGGTATTAAGAATTTATGCGCTCTGCGCGGCGTCGCTTCAACGACAATTGACGCCGGCGATGAGGCGCTTCTGCGTGCCACTATCGAAGAGAACAACATGGAAGCGGTATTGCTGGAGAAAGCGCCGGCAGTGGCGATCTATAGTCCGCCAAACAACGAGCCGTGGGACGATGCCGTGACACTGGCTCTCCAGTATGCTGAGATCGAGTACAAGACTCTCTGGGATCCAGAGGTTCTGGACGGTAAGTTGGAAGAGTACGACTGGCTGCATCTTCATCACGAGGATTTCACCGGGCAATATGGCAGGTTCCATAACTCGTTCCGCAATACTCTATGGTACCAGCAAGAAGTCGCGACAAACGAACAGACAGCACGAACGCTCGGTTACCGCAAGGTTTCCGATATGAAGCGCGCCGTTGTATTGGCGGTCGAAGACTTCGTCGCCCGCGGCGGTTTCATGTTCTCGATGTGTTCGGCGCCGGAGACATTCGATATCGCGCTGGCGGCTCAAAACACCGACATTGTTCCGAAGGAATTTGACGGCGATGCAATTGATCCGGGCTACGAGGGCAAACTTGATTTTGGCAAGTGCATGGCGTTCGAGAATTTTGATTTGTCAGTGAATCCGCTTGAGTACAAGCACTCTGATATCGACACCTATCCCGACCGACAGAAGTATGCTGCGGTTCCGGAACTTGATTACTTTCAATTGTTCGATTTCTCCGCAAAGCTCGACCCGGTGCCGACGATGCTGGTCCAGGACCATGTTGGTGTGGTCAAAGGATTCATGGGACAGTCCACAGCTTTTCGTAAGTCGCTTCTGAAAAAGTTCGTGACGATTCTTGCAGAAGTAGATGGACAAGACGAGGTCCGCTACGTTCACGGCAACTACGGAAAAGGAACTTTTACTTTTCTTGGCGGGCACGATCCGGAAGATTACCAGCACATGGTTGGTGATCCGCCGACCCAATTGGAGTTATTCAAGGACTCGCCCGGATATCGATTGATACTCAACAACATCCTATTCCCGGCTGCTAAGAAGAAAGAACGCAAGACTTAA